GAGTCACTGCTCTTGACCTCTGGGCTTCAGGGAAGAGAGAACAGGAAGTTCAAGATCCTGGCTGGCACCGAGCTTTGGAGGAGCAGGGGACAGCGAGGCGGCCGTGTGACAAGGACTCAGAAGGAGGGGATGAGGCGGGAGGGCTTGGTGGTGGCCAACTCACGCAGGGTCTCGGACGACCCTTTCCCGAGGCTTCGGTCTCCGGCTctgggaggcagagagcaggCGGTACCCCGCATGATGCAGTCTCACGGCTTCCCTCCCATTCCAGACTATGAGCCCTGGGAGCAGCACCTGCCGCTTGGCGTCAGCATCTCCTGCGTTGTCATCCTGACCATCTGCCTGTCCTGCTACATCAGCATCATCAAGTGAGTCCTGGGCTTCGGCATGGGATGCCACCAAGCCGGCCACCCTGGGGTGTGCGGTGGGTAGGAAGCCCCCTCTGACCTGTCAGCTTCCGGTTCCTTTGCTcaacaataagtatttattgagcagctactatgtgctgggcatgaGGCAACAGCCGAGAGCAAGGCTGACCAGGACCCTGTGCTCCTTGTGGGGAGACAGAAGACGCCAAGTCAACCAGTAACCACAGCTGGTTTCCATAGCAACCCATGTGCTGAAGGGAATTTACCAGGGCGAAGGGGAGAAATGTTCGGGGTGCTGTGTTGGATGGGGAGGCCAGGCAGGCCCCTTTGAGCTGAGGCCTAATGGGGGAGAATGAGCTGGGGAAAGACCTTCCACCGGCAGAAGGGAGATGTGTCACCCTGGGTATCCAGGGTGTGGTCCACACACAAGGGGTACGTGGTAGTAGACAGAGGAATGCTCTAGACAGTTGCCCCGACAGAGTCTGGAgatctgggttcagatcctggccTTGGAGCTCGGTAGCTTTGTGGCCAGTGAGAGGCTTGACCCTCTGTGCATCTTCGGTCCCTCTTTGCAGGTTGAAGGAGCGTATTTCATGAGTCCTAAGAGTCCCAAGAGAGTCCTGGATCACAGTGGGTGGGGAGGGTAGAGGAGCCTTGTTTCCAGTGAGCTCAGGCCCTTGGAATCCTGGTGTCTCACGGCCTCAGCCCTTCCATCTCTGAAATGGGTCTAGCGAGCCCTGGCTTACCCTGTAAGGCTTAGCGATGGCTGGGGATTGACTGAGGGAAGGCGTCTTGCACTTGGCAGCCGCACAGCGAAGAGGCTCCCCTCTTTGTGTCTTGTCACTAATGGTTCTGCGTGACCCCGGGCTGGTCGTCTCCccttcactgagcctcagtttccccctcgcCTGTCCCCCCTCCTGCCAGGAAGGCCCTTTCCCCGGGCATCTCTGTGGCTCCCACTCCACCTTCAGTCGCCGCTCAgaagtcacctcctcagagaggcctttttGGATCACACTCTCCATTCCCCCCTCTTCCCCGtcgtctttatttttattcatgacaCTTAAGTAGCTATGACTGATGTCTTGTCTCTTCTAGAAGGTCAGTTCtgcaagggcagggattttgtctgtcttgttcactgttgtgtTCCCAACGCCCTGGCCCAATgagtggcacatagtaggtgctcagtaaatgcacGCTGCCTGACCGAGTGGCGTGGATGAGGACCAGTCAGAGGCGATCGGagaccctcccctcccagcaccGACACTCTATGGCTCCAGACAGACCCGGGCAGATTCTCTGGGTCTCCTCGGCTTCTCAGACCATCGCTGCTGGGGAAACCCAGAATTCTCTCTCTGCCGCTTGGGTTTCTCCTAATTCCCCGGGGCTTGTTCCCACTGAGGACAGAGGTGGCCACGTCAGGAAACCCATCCTCCCAGAGCACAAACCTGGCCGTTCTGCCCACAGTCCAGCGGTCACttcccttctgggcctcagtttcttcctctgtagaATGGGTTTAGGGcaagacatctgagaaccactCAGCGTGGTCTCTGACCCCATCATGGAAGGAGCACCAGCCTGGCCATGACATCCAatacctcttccttttctttttcaggattaaGAAAGGATGGTGGGACCAGATTCCCAACCCAGCCCACAGCCCCCTAGTGGCCATAGTCATCCAGGACTCCCAGGTAGGAGCATGGGCTGGGGAGGATGCTTCAGAGAGTGCGGCAGGAGATAGGAGTCAAAGTGGCTGGGATGTTAAGGATCTCGGGTGGCTTTTGGAACTGCCCACGGGAAGTCAGGAAGGTTCCAGGGTTTCAGCAGCTTCTGTGTGGTCACTAGGAGCCCAGAGGCCTTCGTTCCCTGCCCCTTGGCTCCCATGGCTACTCTTTCAGCCGGAGCGGGCTCCTCTGGGTCGGTCACTTGGTTTCTTACCTCCCTTGGGAAGAGGTGACCCGTGAGGTCACCTCCGTGTCATCTCCTGAAGAGGTGTCTGTACCAGGGCAGGAAGCCACAAGttgagggagagggggacaggcTTCCTGTATCTTCCCCTTATGAGCAGAAAACTGCCCCCAACGCACCAGCAAATCTCTCCTCGATTCTCATTGGGCTAAATGGTGCCCCATGCCTGTCCCTTAGAGCATTCACTGGTAAGGGGGTGGGAATTCCTGGAGACCAGCCACGTGGCCACCCCCGAGCTAGGGGTGGGTCAGCTTCTCCAACGAGATGACCATGTGGGGTTTCCTTGGGCAATATCGGGGTTCtctaggagggagggaaggggggatatAGGCCCTGTCTAGAACAGAACAGCCGAGTGTCCTCAGTTCTCCCGAGTGGCTCTGGAGTCCACAGGTGCTGGCtttgaaccccagctctgccacttacctgcAGTGTGGacctgggcaagttgcttcacttctctgagcctcagtttccctcctgtGGGCTGTAGTAGCGTCTACCTACCTGATGTTGGAATTCATCGAGAcgatgcatataaaatatatattacggGGTCCTGCCCACAGTAAGTGCTGTTCGTGTGTCAGTTAGCTTTGCTGTGTCACAAATCAGCCCACAATTTGGAGAGTCAAAACAACAACCATCGATTTAGCCCTTGCTTGTGCAGGTGGGCAGTCTGGGCTCCATGTGCTGGTGTGGGTAGAGGGATCTGGGCCTGGCCCCTTCCCAGGGGCCTCACTCACAGATCCGGAAGTCGACTGCCTCTCACCTGGGGCGTGGGGGTGACTAAGCCGTGTCTGTCATCCCCGAGCTGGCTGGCCCAGTGTCGCTTCCAAGGCATTCTCTTGGTCAAAGCGAGTCGCCTGGTGAGGCCAGATTCAAGGGGTGGGAAGAGCTCCAGAGGACGGTGGCCATTTTTACCATCAGCCCCAGCAGCTTAGTATCAGAGCAGTATCATTGATTCCCAGgacgctgaggctcagagagctgaaGTGACCCGATTGGACCTCCGGCTGGTGTGATGTCAAGCCTTACCACCTTTTTGCAGCAAACGCTCACTGAGCATTGCTGTGTGCCAAGCTGGGCTGCAAGGCCTCTCCACCCTGTTTCATTGGCTGTCTCCGTATTTTAGGTGTCACTGTGGGGGAAGCGGTCCCGAGGCCAGGAACCAGCTAAGTGCCCGTATGTATATGAACTTGGGTCACAGCCTATGTGGATTTGGAAGGGGTTGGAATTGGGGCAGTGGGCCCACCTTAAGAGTGGGGTCACACCCTCCCTCCAcgtctgcctttgcctccttAGCATTCAGCACTTGTCCTCTGACATTGGGCTTTGAggggtggcaggaggaggggtggTCTGGGGAGGCGGGCATGGTGGCTAAGCCCCCTGAGTTTCACTGGGGGCGGGCTCAGGCCCATGCTGAACCCCCTTGGAAATGTCAGTCTGGCCTGAGCAAGGCTGATAGAGGTTAAAAGCTGGACAGTGGTTATAATGTTGGCATAATTACATACTGGTTGGCAGATAGCCGCCATCTTGAATCCTTGAGTATCTGATCATCACCCTGGCCTCCCAACACCTCCATCACCTCTAGCTCCCCCCTCACACGGCTCCAGCCTGGGACCCCGCGGCCACAGTCATTACTTATGCTGTggtattgataaatattttaaattgataagtattttaaatatcatcGTCCCTGACAGAGACTTTTCCTTATTCAGTAGACTGATTTTCTGTTAGCTGCCAGGTTATGTGCGGCCTCCAGAAatcccaaaataaaacacaggccctgccttcaaggagctcccAGTGTGGTAGTGGAGATAGACCTATAGATTATTGATTATGAAGTCAGGAGGCATGTCTGCAATAGATAGACATCAGTCCGGGATGGTTTCAGAGCCAAGCTTTGAAGGGTGAATAGGAGTTTTTCCAGCGGAGAAAATGAATCCTGACCAAACTTTTCTCTGCTCTCGAAGACACTGGAAGACCTGTCTTACCAAGCTCCTGCCCTGTTTACTGGAGCACGGCATGGACAGGGATGAGGAGTCCTCCAAGACTGCCAGAAACGCGCCTTTCCAGGCTCCTGGAAAATCAGCATGGTGCCCTGTGGAGGTCAGCAAGATGATCCTCTGGCCAGAGAGCATCAGCGTGGTGCAGCGTGTCGAGCTCTTTGAGGCCCGGGtggagaatgaggaggaggaggagatggaggaagatAAAAGAAGCTTCTGCCCATCGCCCGAGGGCAGCGGGGGCAGcttccaggagggcagggaggacaTCGCAGCCCGGCTGACAGAAAGCCTCTTCCTGGACCTTCTCGGGGGGGAGCCTGGGGGCTTTTGCCCACAGGGTTTGGAGGagtcctgccttcctcctcctctaggAAGTGAGTGTGCTCAGATGCCCTGGGCTGAGTTCCCGGGTGCCGGGCCCCAGCCTCTGCACCCCGAGTCCACTCCTTGGGCCTCTCCGACCCCGAGGCTGGCCAGCCCGGCTTTCATGGAGATGCCCCCTGTCGTCACAGACAACCCCGCGTACCGCAGCTTCGGCAGCCTCCTGGGCCAGTCCGCAGCCCCCGGGGAGGGTGACTGCGACACAGAGCCGGCCGAACGCCCCAGGGAAGCGGACCCCGGCATCCCCTCCGCCCCCCGGCCTGAGCCAGAAAGCTGGGAACAGATTCTGCGCCAGAGTGTCCTCCAGCATC
This is a stretch of genomic DNA from Neomonachus schauinslandi unplaced genomic scaffold, ASM220157v2 HiC_scaffold_267, whole genome shotgun sequence. It encodes these proteins:
- the LOC110589743 gene encoding interleukin-4 receptor subunit alpha isoform X1, which codes for MRREGLVVANSRRVSDDPFPRLRSPALGGREQAVPRMMQSHGFPPIPDYEPWEQHLPLGVSISCVVILTICLSCYISIIKIKKGWWDQIPNPAHSPLVAIVIQDSQVSLWGKRSRGQEPAKCPHWKTCLTKLLPCLLEHGMDRDEESSKTARNAPFQAPGKSAWCPVEVSKMILWPESISVVQRVELFEARVENEEEEEMEEDKRSFCPSPEGSGGSFQEGREDIAARLTESLFLDLLGGEPGGFCPQGLEESCLPPPLGSECAQMPWAEFPGAGPQPLHPESTPWASPTPRLASPAFMEMPPVVTDNPAYRSFGSLLGQSAAPGEGDCDTEPAERPREADPGIPSAPRPEPESWEQILRQSVLQHREAPAPGPGPGSGYREFACAVQQACAPDAGVAGSGPSGEAGYKAFSSLLPGTSGDEASCGEGGYKPFQSLPPGGPGAPAPVPLFTFGLDTEPARSPRASLLAGSAPGHLGVEPVGKEGDSHKALLAPEQATDALRDDLAGSIVYSALTCHLCGHLKQWHGQEERGKAHMVPSPCCGCCRDRSSPLVSPLRAPDTLPGGAPLEASLSPASLAPLGVSEEGKPSLSFQPAPSNAQSSSQTPVEVAVLSTEPMCISAS
- the LOC110589743 gene encoding interleukin-4 receptor subunit alpha isoform X3, which produces MGPTLRVAASTLKSGASYSARVRAWAQSYNSTWNYEPWEQHLPLGVSISCVVILTICLSCYISIIKIKKGWWDQIPNPAHSPLVAIVIQDSQVSLWGKRSRGQEPAKCPHWKTCLTKLLPCLLEHGMDRDEESSKTARNAPFQAPGKSAWCPVEVSKMILWPESISVVQRVELFEARVENEEEEEMEEDKRSFCPSPEGSGGSFQEGREDIAARLTESLFLDLLGGEPGGFCPQGLEESCLPPPLGSECAQMPWAEFPGAGPQPLHPESTPWASPTPRLASPAFMEMPPVVTDNPAYRSFGSLLGQSAAPGEGDCDTEPAERPREADPGIPSAPRPEPESWEQILRQSVLQHREAPAPGPGPGSGYREFACAVQQACAPDAGVAGSGPSGEAGYKAFSSLLPGTSGDEASCGEGGYKPFQSLPPGGPGAPAPVPLFTFGLDTEPARSPRASLLAGSAPGHLGVEPVGKEGDSHKALLAPEQATDALRDDLAGSIVYSALTCHLCGHLKQWHGQEERGKAHMVPSPCCGCCRDRSSPLVSPLRAPDTLPGGAPLEASLSPASLAPLGVSEEGKPSLSFQPAPSNAQSSSQTPVEVAVLSTEPMCISAS
- the LOC110589743 gene encoding interleukin-4 receptor subunit alpha isoform X2, which produces MGPTLRVAASTLKSGASYSARVRAWAQSYNSTWSEWSPSTTWLNYYEPWEQHLPLGVSISCVVILTICLSCYISIIKIKKGWWDQIPNPAHSPLVAIVIQDSQVSLWGKRSRGQEPAKCPHWKTCLTKLLPCLLEHGMDRDEESSKTARNAPFQAPGKSAWCPVEVSKMILWPESISVVQRVELFEARVENEEEEEMEEDKRSFCPSPEGSGGSFQEGREDIAARLTESLFLDLLGGEPGGFCPQGLEESCLPPPLGSECAQMPWAEFPGAGPQPLHPESTPWASPTPRLASPAFMEMPPVVTDNPAYRSFGSLLGQSAAPGEGDCDTEPAERPREADPGIPSAPRPEPESWEQILRQSVLQHREAPAPGPGPGSGYREFACAVQQACAPDAGVAGSGPSGEAGYKAFSSLLPGTSGDEASCGEGGYKPFQSLPPGGPGAPAPVPLFTFGLDTEPARSPRASLLAGSAPGHLGVEPVGKEGDSHKALLAPEQATDALRDDLAGSIVYSALTCHLCGHLKQWHGQEERGKAHMVPSPCCGCCRDRSSPLVSPLRAPDTLPGGAPLEASLSPASLAPLGVSEEGKPSLSFQPAPSNAQSSSQTPVEVAVLSTEPMCISAS